A window from Erythrolamprus reginae isolate rEryReg1 chromosome 9, rEryReg1.hap1, whole genome shotgun sequence encodes these proteins:
- the LOC139172681 gene encoding uncharacterized protein has product MAGEGAGQAPNFKKACPPRYRPFSRRIYYRPGGSLSSRKAAVGVAQGRAIEAAQMAPKRTQPGSKGKDPAPPKRTRAEVEDPWPRYHLRESAIDEEQCSSRAAAPDWDECALPPAPSGELGEHTPDDRAAVRREAARRWDIDAPLGFHLLPATKEKIWRGEYVDIFSLLYREEEEDSDRPTVKENLDAWLYSFMIYHAVVIEKDLSRSPELVNYQNIILRMYFEYGGNAWLQYDKAFRMWAEMNKSLRWDCRVNNLWLNFCLLPNAVRTDSGHLIHHGDDPAQAPSLGAERGVRPIPAVLRVWETGLLLEATVQVSPWLWTVWQRAPHVRLQ; this is encoded by the exons ATGGCGGGAGAGGGGGCGGGGCAGGCGCCAAATTTTAAAAAGGCCTGCCCACCACGTTATCGGCCTTTCTCTCGCCGAATCTACTACAGGCCAGGCGGATCTCTTTCTTCTCGGAAAGCAGCGGTGGGAGTAGCCCAGGGAA GGGCAATCGAAGCGG CTCAGATGGCGCCCAAGAGGACACAACCCGGCTCCAAAGGCAAGGACCCAGCCCCACCGAAACGAACCAGGGCCGAAGTAGAGGATCCATGGCCGAGATATCATCTGCGCGAGTCCGCAATAGACGAGGAGCAGTGCAGCAGCAGAGCAGCGGCACCGGATTGGGATGAATGCGCTTTGCCCCCGGCGCCTAGTGGGGAATTAGGGGAACACACCCCGGATGACAGAGCGGCAGTGCGGCGCGAGGCGGCCCGTAGGTGGGACATAGACGCACCGCTGGGTTTCCACCTACTCCCCGccacaaaagaaaaaatatggaggggggagtacgttgatatTTTCTCTCTGCTGtatagagaagaggaggaggattccGATCGCCCTACGGTGAAAGAGAATTTGGATGCATGGTTATATTCATTTATGATTTATCATGCGGTGGTCATTGAAAAGGATCTGTCCAGGTCTCCCGAATTGGTGAACTATCAGAACATTATCCTCAGAATGTATTTCGAGTATGGCGGAAATGCCTGGTTACAGTACGATAAAGCTTTCAGGATGTGGGCGGAGATGAACAAATCACTGCGCTGGGACTGTAGGGTTAACAATTTGTGGCTTAATTTTTGTCTGTTGCCTAATGCCGTTCGCACTGACAGTGGGCACCTCATCCACCACGGAGACGACCCAGCACAGGCGCCCAGCCTCGGAGCGGAGCGGGGAGTCCGCCCCATCCCAGCTGTGTTACGAGTTTGGGAGACGGGGCTTCTGCTCGAAGCAACAGTGCAAGTATCGCCATGGTTGTGGACGGTGTGGCAGAGGGCACCCCACGTCCGCTTGCAATAG